The Tenacibaculum jejuense genome includes a window with the following:
- a CDS encoding starch-binding protein, with product MKQTLKILQLALVFFFAWNIQAQDEDVMFQAFDWNVQNQPAGQTWFNVVTQNSAEISSAGVDLIWLPPVSDSAAPQGYLPRELYNFNSAYGTEAQLRGLINQYHSLGMKIIGDIVINHRVGTRDAVTFTNPAWPTTFITADDEGRNFVNFPVEFSINSDYFPGTALKADGSNGTYGPARDLDHRNPAVRQEIKNWMNFLKNDLGFDGWRYDFVHGYDPIYNKEYNDATQPYFAVGELLESSRVQTNNWVNFTQQSSSAFDFNTKVTLQDAIRDNNMSYLRDGQGRPSGMIGINPGKSVTFLDNHDTGFAQQCCGSNYVFPGGETNLRKGYAYILTHPGNPMIFWTHYFDAGNGVRQAIKDLIAIRKDVRIFASSSINIAEARNDVYAAYIDGRNGTIAMKLGGGNWSPQGSGWTLRTSGTDYAVWTKGGTVTPPPPPPAQVDPFTVNFKKPSGWGNNVNVYLFDASTNAIIPGTSGWPGQSATNINGTPWYSLQVNPPSGVAAQNIRVIFNDGTNQTDDLSRSTNGWYDNGTWTNNCPSDCSGNPNPPNTNTRFTVNFKKPNGWGNNINAYFFDAGSNTTISGTAGWPGQSTTNISGTPWYSYEVAIPAGTSLSNVRVIFNDGSNQTDDLTRSSTGWYDNGTWTNNCPSNCSGTTTPPPSNNNVTLNFLRTSSWGNTVNVYLYNTNTNSTLAGTPAWPGRTMQNQASTSWSSTSFTLPSNVSPNNVGVVFNNGNGQQTVDLNRGTSGWFRITGSSSGKATGVWSNSCPTGCISSRQIATSTTDLITENSVRIAPNPIHQNGNLFITTTQKGVLKVSIMNLLGQSKTVYEKTNNAGNHTIELNNNDFGAKGIYIISTTLDNVNITKPIKVIKN from the coding sequence ATGAAACAAACCCTAAAAATTTTACAACTTGCTTTAGTATTTTTCTTTGCATGGAATATACAAGCGCAAGACGAAGATGTAATGTTTCAAGCTTTCGATTGGAATGTTCAAAATCAACCAGCTGGACAAACTTGGTTCAATGTTGTCACTCAAAATAGTGCTGAAATAAGTAGTGCTGGTGTCGATTTAATTTGGTTACCTCCAGTAAGTGATTCTGCTGCGCCACAAGGATATTTACCAAGAGAATTGTATAACTTCAATAGTGCTTATGGTACAGAAGCTCAATTAAGAGGTTTAATTAATCAATATCATAGCTTAGGAATGAAAATTATTGGAGATATTGTAATTAACCATAGAGTTGGTACTAGAGATGCTGTTACTTTTACAAATCCTGCTTGGCCAACAACATTTATTACTGCCGATGATGAAGGAAGGAACTTTGTAAACTTTCCTGTAGAGTTCAGTATCAATTCTGATTACTTCCCTGGTACAGCTTTAAAAGCTGATGGATCAAATGGAACTTATGGTCCAGCTAGAGATTTAGATCATAGAAATCCTGCTGTAAGACAAGAAATAAAAAACTGGATGAATTTCTTAAAGAATGATTTAGGATTCGACGGTTGGAGATATGATTTTGTTCATGGATATGATCCAATATATAACAAAGAATATAATGATGCTACACAGCCTTACTTTGCTGTAGGAGAATTATTAGAAAGTAGTAGAGTTCAAACAAACAACTGGGTAAACTTTACACAACAGTCTTCTTCTGCATTTGACTTTAATACTAAAGTTACTTTACAAGATGCTATTAGAGACAACAATATGTCGTATTTAAGAGATGGACAAGGAAGACCTTCTGGTATGATTGGTATTAATCCAGGAAAATCGGTAACATTCTTAGATAATCACGATACTGGTTTTGCACAACAATGTTGTGGTTCTAACTATGTTTTCCCAGGTGGTGAAACAAACTTAAGGAAAGGATATGCTTACATTCTAACTCACCCAGGTAACCCAATGATTTTCTGGACACATTATTTTGATGCTGGAAATGGTGTAAGACAAGCAATAAAAGATTTAATAGCAATTAGAAAAGATGTAAGAATTTTTGCAAGTTCATCTATTAATATTGCTGAAGCAAGAAACGATGTTTATGCAGCTTACATTGATGGAAGAAATGGAACGATTGCAATGAAACTTGGTGGTGGTAATTGGTCTCCTCAAGGTTCTGGTTGGACTTTACGTACTTCTGGAACAGATTATGCAGTTTGGACAAAAGGCGGAACTGTTACACCTCCTCCTCCACCTCCAGCTCAAGTTGATCCTTTTACTGTAAACTTTAAAAAACCTAGTGGTTGGGGAAATAATGTAAATGTATATTTATTTGATGCTTCTACAAATGCTATTATTCCTGGAACTTCAGGTTGGCCAGGACAATCAGCTACTAATATTAATGGAACTCCATGGTATTCATTACAAGTTAATCCACCTTCTGGTGTAGCAGCTCAAAATATTAGAGTTATTTTTAATGATGGAACTAACCAAACTGATGATTTAAGCAGAAGTACTAACGGTTGGTATGATAATGGAACGTGGACGAATAATTGTCCTTCTGATTGTAGTGGAAATCCAAATCCACCAAATACAAATACTAGATTTACAGTTAATTTCAAAAAACCAAATGGTTGGGGAAATAACATAAATGCTTATTTCTTTGATGCTGGTTCTAATACAACAATTTCTGGAACGGCTGGATGGCCAGGACAATCAACTACAAATATTTCAGGAACACCTTGGTATTCTTATGAAGTTGCTATTCCAGCTGGAACTTCATTAAGTAATGTTCGTGTTATCTTTAATGATGGAAGTAATCAAACTGATGATTTAACAAGAAGCTCAACTGGTTGGTATGATAATGGAACATGGACAAATAATTGCCCTTCTAATTGTAGTGGAACTACTACTCCACCTCCGAGCAATAACAATGTTACATTAAACTTTTTAAGAACATCTTCTTGGGGAAATACTGTAAATGTATATTTATACAATACGAATACAAATTCTACTTTAGCTGGAACTCCAGCTTGGCCAGGTAGAACAATGCAAAATCAAGCTAGTACTTCTTGGTCTTCAACTTCGTTCACTTTACCAAGCAATGTATCTCCTAATAATGTTGGTGTCGTTTTTAATAATGGAAATGGGCAGCAAACTGTTGATTTAAACAGAGGAACATCAGGATGGTTTAGAATTACTGGAAGTTCAAGTGGAAAAGCTACAGGAGTTTGGTCTAATTCATGTCCTACAGGATGTATATCTTCAAGACAGATAGCAACAAGTACTACTGATTTAATAACAGAAAACTCGGTAAGAATTGCTCCTAACCCAATACATCAGAATGGAAACTTATTTATCACGACAACTCAGAAAGGTGTTTTAAAGGTTTCTATCATGAATCTATTAGGACAATCTAAAACAGTGTATGAAAAAACTAATAATGCAGGAAATCATACAATTGAATTAAATAATAATGATTTTGGAGCTAAAGGAATTTATATTATCTCAACTACTTTAGATAATGTAAATATAACTAAGCCGATAAAAGTCATAAAAAATTAA
- a CDS encoding DUF4848 domain-containing protein, translated as MKKNFQLLLLLLVLIVYSCSNELENEESLNDALVKVEDGILVFKDTDVFTSQLETLHSMSDEERIAWLTEIGFNNSLYLKTKDLTLDELHEKNYINVPDDIFATILNKDGVYIVGEEAHKIGHSEELITNKNNIKNNELAWLNKDNLKSYAIDFGNDDNSLLKREDLQKTEPYDGDFFNLNGTRANLGVTHLSAHLIGWNRGYVGYASVGIKIKGRKKKRRKWKDDEMWFAGIAYEAWVIGDFANRHTLGFVGEDRKKSVQKTLFWKAGGAYFGARIEAAFTYEDDGYPRVVSDTKVFLP; from the coding sequence ATGAAAAAAAACTTTCAATTGTTATTATTGCTATTAGTACTTATAGTGTACTCTTGTAGCAACGAATTAGAAAATGAAGAATCTTTAAATGACGCTTTAGTTAAAGTCGAAGATGGAATCTTAGTTTTCAAAGATACGGATGTATTTACAAGTCAACTCGAAACTTTACATAGTATGTCTGATGAAGAACGTATTGCTTGGCTTACTGAAATTGGCTTTAATAATTCATTGTATTTAAAGACCAAAGATTTAACTCTAGATGAATTACATGAAAAAAACTATATCAATGTACCAGATGATATATTTGCAACAATTCTTAATAAAGATGGGGTTTATATTGTTGGTGAAGAAGCTCATAAAATTGGACACTCAGAAGAGTTGATTACCAATAAGAATAATATTAAGAATAATGAATTGGCATGGTTAAACAAAGATAATTTGAAATCATATGCTATAGATTTTGGTAATGATGATAATTCGTTACTAAAAAGAGAAGACTTACAAAAAACAGAACCTTATGACGGAGATTTCTTTAATCTTAATGGTACTAGAGCTAATTTAGGAGTAACGCATTTAAGTGCGCATTTAATTGGTTGGAATAGAGGATATGTTGGTTATGCTTCTGTAGGAATTAAAATTAAAGGAAGAAAAAAGAAAAGAAGAAAATGGAAGGATGATGAAATGTGGTTTGCAGGTATAGCTTATGAAGCTTGGGTTATTGGAGATTTTGCAAATAGACATACATTAGGATTTGTAGGTGAAGATAGAAAGAAAAGTGTGCAAAAAACATTATTCTGGAAAGCTGGTGGGGCTTATTTTGGAGCAAGAATAGAAGCAGCTTTTACCTACGAGGATGATGGATATCCTAGAGTAGTTTCTGATACAAAAGTATTTTTACCATAA
- the glyA gene encoding serine hydroxymethyltransferase, translating into MQQDHQIFDLIQEEKERQLNGLELIASENFASEQVMKAQGSVLTNKYAEGYPGKRYYGGCEVVDVVEQIAIDRAKELFGAEYVNVQPHSGSQANTAVFAACLQPGDTILGFDLAHGGHLTHGSPVNFSGKLYNPVFYGVDKETGLLDYDHIESQAKEHKPKLIIAGASAYSRDMDFKRFREIADSVGAVLMADISHPSGLIAKGILSDPLPHCHIVTTTTHKTLRGPRGGMIMIGKDFENPFGLKLKSGKLKKMSTLLNSAVFPGNQGGPLEHVIAAKAVAFGEALTDEFLEYQIQVRANAQAMAAIFVEKGYHIISGGTDNHMMLIDLRNKGITGKDAEIALGKAEITVNKNMVPFDTESPFVTSGIRIGTPAITTRGLVEEDMLAVVNLIDEAIQNADNDEKLHEIGEKVQDLMHHRRLFVM; encoded by the coding sequence ATGCAACAAGATCATCAAATATTTGATTTAATTCAGGAAGAGAAAGAGCGTCAGCTTAATGGTTTAGAGTTGATTGCTTCTGAAAATTTTGCAAGTGAGCAAGTAATGAAAGCTCAAGGATCTGTATTAACTAATAAGTATGCTGAAGGTTATCCTGGTAAACGTTACTATGGAGGATGTGAAGTAGTTGATGTAGTAGAACAGATTGCAATTGATAGAGCTAAAGAGCTTTTTGGTGCTGAATATGTTAATGTACAACCTCACTCAGGAAGTCAGGCAAATACAGCAGTTTTTGCAGCATGTTTACAACCAGGAGACACTATTTTAGGTTTTGATTTAGCTCATGGAGGACATTTAACTCATGGATCACCAGTAAATTTCTCAGGGAAATTATATAATCCTGTTTTTTACGGAGTTGATAAGGAAACAGGTTTATTAGATTATGATCATATCGAAAGTCAAGCTAAAGAGCACAAACCAAAATTAATTATTGCCGGTGCTTCTGCTTACTCTAGAGATATGGATTTCAAACGTTTCCGCGAAATAGCAGATAGCGTAGGAGCTGTTTTAATGGCAGATATTTCTCACCCATCAGGATTAATTGCAAAAGGTATTTTAAGTGATCCATTACCTCATTGTCATATTGTAACTACTACAACTCACAAAACATTACGTGGACCAAGAGGTGGTATGATTATGATTGGTAAAGACTTTGAAAATCCATTCGGTTTAAAACTGAAAAGTGGAAAACTAAAGAAAATGTCAACGTTATTAAATAGTGCAGTTTTCCCAGGAAATCAAGGAGGACCATTAGAGCACGTAATTGCAGCTAAAGCAGTTGCCTTTGGAGAAGCTTTAACAGACGAATTCTTAGAGTATCAAATTCAAGTAAGAGCAAATGCTCAAGCAATGGCCGCTATATTTGTAGAAAAAGGATATCATATTATTTCTGGAGGAACAGACAACCATATGATGTTAATAGATCTTAGAAACAAAGGAATTACTGGAAAAGATGCTGAAATAGCTTTAGGTAAGGCAGAAATTACTGTAAATAAAAACATGGTTCCTTTTGATACTGAGTCACCGTTTGTAACATCTGGAATTAGAATTGGAACTCCAGCTATTACTACAAGAGGTTTAGTTGAAGAAGATATGCTAGCTGTAGTGAACTTAATAGATGAGGCGATACAAAATGCTGATAATGATGAAAAACTACATGAGATAGGAGAAAAGGTGCAAGATTTAATGCATCATAGAAGACTATTCGTGATGTAA
- a CDS encoding LETM1 domain-containing protein — MTTVEEIKALLHKNKVRFLYELKESKELILLLKKSATTKLSTEEKSKIKEQLLDICKTIPAFAIFLLPGGSLLLPLLVKLIPTILPSSFRKDIEDLK; from the coding sequence ATGACAACAGTAGAAGAAATAAAGGCTTTACTTCATAAAAATAAAGTACGATTTTTATACGAATTGAAAGAGAGTAAAGAACTTATTTTACTATTAAAAAAGTCTGCAACAACAAAGTTATCTACTGAAGAAAAAAGTAAGATAAAAGAACAATTATTAGATATTTGTAAAACAATACCAGCTTTTGCTATTTTCTTATTACCAGGAGGTTCTTTATTATTACCTTTGTTGGTGAAATTGATTCCTACAATTTTACCAAGTTCTTTTAGAAAAGACATAGAAGATTTAAAATAA
- a CDS encoding proline dehydrogenase family protein — translation MKLFENTEVAFKLKTDSELERAHFLFRLIQSQPMVKIGTAVTNFALKAHLPVEGLIRSTVFDHFCGGITEEDCIPNIEKMYNKGNVHSVLDYSVEGKEEEESFDSAVETIENIIKFSEEKDSIPFAVFKPTGFGRFGLYQKIGEQKELTSEEKDEWERVKARFHSVCELAYSKDVPLLIDAEESWMQDAADDLVEELMEKYNKEKAIVFNTLQMYRHDRMEYLKALHQRAHQKGFHIGMKVVRGAYMEKERARAEEFGYLSPICKTKELTDKNYDEAILYMMEHKNMALFAGTHNEESSYLLMELADKYNIEKEDKRMWFGQLYGMSDHISFNLAKEGYNVAKYVPFGPVRDVMPYLIRRAEENTSVEGQTSRELNLLKTEKKRRKL, via the coding sequence ATGAAACTTTTTGAAAATACCGAAGTAGCGTTTAAATTAAAAACTGATTCTGAGTTAGAAAGAGCTCATTTTTTATTTCGCTTAATACAGAGTCAACCTATGGTAAAAATAGGAACTGCTGTTACAAATTTTGCTTTAAAAGCGCATTTACCTGTTGAAGGTTTAATTCGTTCTACAGTATTCGATCATTTTTGTGGAGGAATAACGGAAGAAGATTGTATTCCTAATATCGAAAAAATGTACAACAAAGGAAATGTCCATAGTGTTTTAGATTATTCTGTTGAAGGAAAGGAAGAAGAGGAGAGTTTTGATAGTGCTGTAGAAACTATTGAAAATATTATTAAGTTCTCTGAAGAAAAAGATTCTATTCCTTTTGCAGTTTTTAAACCGACAGGTTTTGGACGATTTGGTTTGTACCAAAAAATAGGAGAACAAAAAGAATTAACTTCTGAAGAAAAAGACGAATGGGAGCGAGTTAAAGCTAGATTTCATAGTGTATGTGAATTAGCATATAGCAAAGATGTTCCTTTATTAATTGACGCAGAAGAAAGTTGGATGCAAGATGCTGCAGATGATTTGGTAGAAGAGCTAATGGAAAAATACAATAAAGAAAAAGCTATTGTATTTAATACATTACAAATGTATCGTCATGATCGTATGGAGTATTTAAAAGCATTACACCAAAGAGCACACCAAAAAGGATTTCATATTGGTATGAAAGTAGTTCGAGGTGCTTACATGGAAAAGGAAAGAGCCAGAGCAGAAGAGTTTGGTTATCTTTCTCCTATTTGTAAGACAAAAGAGCTAACAGATAAGAATTATGACGAAGCTATTTTGTACATGATGGAGCACAAGAATATGGCTTTGTTCGCTGGGACACATAATGAGGAAAGTTCTTATTTACTTATGGAATTAGCAGACAAGTACAACATCGAAAAAGAAGATAAACGAATGTGGTTTGGTCAATTATATGGAATGAGTGATCACATTAGTTTTAATCTAGCCAAAGAAGGCTATAATGTTGCCAAATATGTTCCATTTGGTCCAGTTAGAGATGTGATGCCATACTTAATTAGAAGAGCAGAAGAAAATACATCTGTAGAAGGGCAAACTTCACGAGAACTAAATTTACTTAAAACAGAAAAAAAGCGTAGAAAACTTTAA
- the aroB gene encoding 3-dehydroquinate synthase, with protein sequence MNTIQATTYPVHFSDKAYQELNLYLKENTYSSIFILVDDNTFECCYPKFIQRLETDLKIELIQIDPGEIHKNLDTCLGVWNVMTELGADRKSLLITLGGGVITDLGGFVASTFKRGIDFINIPTTLLSMVDASVGGKTGVDLGVLKNQIGVFANPQMVIVDPEYLHTLDPREIRSGTAEIIKYGMTHDIRLFNQIKDNTELNIVDLIHRSVEIKNEVVTEDPKEKGLRKVLNWGHTIGHAVESYFLDAEHKENLTHGEAIAIGMVCEAYLSSRILNFPEEKIAEIKNAIVNIYGKIEILPEDINPIMALLIHDKKNEAGIVKFVLLNDYEDFELSCEASEELIRESINFYIN encoded by the coding sequence ATGAATACAATTCAAGCAACTACATATCCTGTACATTTTTCTGACAAAGCATATCAAGAATTAAATTTATATTTAAAAGAAAATACGTATTCATCAATTTTTATTTTAGTTGATGATAATACCTTTGAATGTTGCTATCCTAAATTTATACAACGCTTAGAAACCGACTTAAAAATTGAATTAATCCAAATCGATCCAGGAGAAATTCATAAGAATTTAGATACTTGTTTAGGCGTTTGGAATGTAATGACTGAATTAGGTGCGGATCGTAAAAGTTTATTAATTACACTTGGTGGTGGTGTAATTACTGATTTAGGTGGATTTGTTGCTTCTACATTTAAAAGAGGAATTGATTTTATTAATATTCCTACGACATTACTTTCTATGGTAGATGCTTCTGTTGGTGGAAAAACTGGAGTAGATTTAGGAGTATTGAAAAATCAAATTGGTGTATTTGCTAATCCGCAAATGGTTATAGTAGATCCTGAATATTTACATACATTAGATCCTCGTGAAATTCGTTCGGGTACTGCAGAAATTATCAAATATGGTATGACGCACGATATTCGTTTGTTTAATCAAATAAAAGATAATACTGAGTTAAATATTGTTGATTTAATACATCGTTCTGTAGAAATTAAAAATGAAGTTGTAACTGAAGATCCTAAAGAAAAAGGCTTACGTAAAGTTTTAAACTGGGGACATACAATTGGACACGCTGTTGAATCTTACTTTTTAGATGCTGAACACAAAGAAAATCTTACTCATGGTGAAGCTATAGCTATAGGAATGGTTTGTGAAGCTTATTTATCTTCTAGAATTTTAAATTTCCCTGAAGAAAAAATAGCTGAAATTAAAAACGCGATTGTAAATATTTATGGGAAAATTGAAATTTTACCTGAAGATATAAACCCCATAATGGCTTTACTAATTCACGATAAAAAAAACGAAGCAGGTATTGTTAAGTTTGTTTTATTAAATGATTATGAAGATTTCGAACTAAGCTGTGAAGCTTCTGAAGAATTAATTCGTGAAAGTATTAACTTTTATATAAACTAA
- the bshA gene encoding N-acetyl-alpha-D-glucosaminyl L-malate synthase BshA, which translates to MKIGIVCYPTFGGSGVMATELGMALANKGHEVHFITYNQPVRLDFISHNLHFHEVMLEEYPLFQYQPYELALSTKMVEVVKQYNLEVLHVHYAIPHAYAAYMAKKMLKEKGIKVKVVTTLHGTDITLVGSHPSYKTAAEFSINKSDEVTAVSNSLREDTLRLFSIEKDIKVVYNFIDTVKYDIADQEECMRSAVANPDEKILTHVSNFRPVKRVLDVVKVFHQVQQNIPAKLLMVGDGPERSKAEVLAKELGVYDKILFLGNSNEVAKLLCYSDVFLLPSAAESFGLAALEAMAANTAVISTNAGGLPEVNVHGETGFLSDVGDVEDMANNTLKILENDATLLGFKQRAKAHTKQFSLDKILPQYENIYQTAFS; encoded by the coding sequence ATGAAAATAGGTATTGTATGCTATCCTACTTTTGGTGGAAGTGGAGTAATGGCAACTGAATTAGGAATGGCATTAGCTAATAAAGGACATGAAGTTCATTTTATAACATACAATCAACCTGTTCGTTTAGATTTTATTTCACATAACCTACATTTTCATGAAGTTATGTTAGAAGAATATCCTTTGTTTCAATACCAACCTTATGAATTAGCACTATCTACAAAAATGGTAGAAGTTGTAAAGCAATATAATTTAGAAGTTTTACATGTACATTATGCTATTCCTCACGCTTATGCTGCTTATATGGCAAAAAAAATGCTGAAAGAAAAAGGAATAAAGGTAAAAGTAGTAACGACTTTACATGGTACAGATATCACATTAGTAGGTAGTCATCCTTCATACAAAACAGCTGCTGAGTTTAGTATTAACAAATCAGATGAAGTAACGGCAGTTTCTAATAGTTTAAGAGAAGATACTTTACGATTGTTTTCTATTGAGAAAGATATTAAGGTTGTATACAATTTTATTGATACTGTTAAATATGATATTGCAGATCAAGAAGAATGTATGCGAAGTGCCGTAGCTAATCCTGACGAAAAAATTTTGACTCACGTTAGTAATTTTAGACCTGTAAAAAGAGTTTTAGATGTCGTTAAAGTATTTCACCAAGTACAACAAAACATCCCTGCAAAACTATTGATGGTAGGCGATGGACCAGAACGTTCTAAAGCTGAAGTTTTAGCCAAAGAGTTAGGAGTTTATGATAAAATTTTATTCTTAGGAAATAGTAATGAAGTAGCTAAATTATTATGCTATTCTGATGTGTTTTTATTACCATCAGCTGCAGAAAGTTTTGGATTAGCGGCATTAGAAGCTATGGCAGCAAATACGGCTGTAATTTCAACTAATGCTGGAGGTTTACCTGAAGTAAATGTACATGGAGAAACAGGTTTTTTAAGCGATGTAGGTGATGTAGAAGATATGGCCAACAATACATTAAAAATTTTGGAAAACGATGCTACTTTATTAGGATTTAAGCAAAGAGCAAAAGCACACACTAAACAGTTTTCTTTAGATAAAATTTTACCTCAATATGAGAATATTTATCAGACAGCTTTTAGTTAG
- a CDS encoding transketolase, whose protein sequence is MPTTQQLQDFTQQVRRDILRMVHAVNSGHPGGSLGCAEFFTCLYQEVMDYSTDFNMNGENEDLFFLSNGHISPVYYSVLSRSGFFPVEELATFRKLDSRLQGHPTTHEHLPGIRIASGSLGQGMSVAIGAAEAKKLNNDDKLVFSLHGDGELQEGQVWEAVMYAAAKKVDNLISTVDVNEKQIDGTTDEVLAMGSLKAKFEAFGWDVLEVKQGNDVAAVLEGLNEAKSRTGKGKPVCILLYTEMGNGVDFMMHTHAWHGKAPNDEQLESALAQNPTTLGDY, encoded by the coding sequence ATGCCAACAACACAACAACTTCAAGATTTTACACAACAAGTACGTAGAGATATACTTCGTATGGTGCATGCAGTAAATTCAGGTCACCCTGGTGGATCATTAGGATGTGCAGAATTTTTTACATGTTTATATCAGGAGGTAATGGATTATTCTACTGATTTTAATATGAATGGAGAAAACGAAGATTTATTTTTCTTATCTAACGGTCATATTTCACCAGTATATTATAGTGTTTTATCAAGAAGTGGTTTCTTTCCAGTAGAAGAATTAGCTACTTTCAGAAAATTAGATTCTCGTTTACAAGGTCACCCAACTACTCACGAACATTTACCGGGAATTAGAATTGCATCTGGTTCATTAGGACAAGGAATGAGTGTTGCAATTGGTGCAGCAGAAGCTAAGAAATTAAATAACGATGATAAATTAGTATTCTCTTTACACGGTGATGGAGAATTACAAGAAGGTCAAGTTTGGGAAGCTGTAATGTATGCAGCTGCTAAAAAAGTTGATAACTTAATTTCAACTGTAGATGTAAACGAAAAGCAAATAGATGGTACTACAGATGAAGTATTAGCTATGGGAAGTTTAAAAGCTAAATTTGAAGCTTTTGGATGGGATGTTTTAGAAGTTAAGCAAGGTAATGATGTTGCTGCTGTTTTAGAAGGTTTAAATGAAGCAAAATCTAGAACAGGAAAAGGAAAACCAGTTTGTATTTTATTGTATACAGAAATGGGTAATGGAGTAGATTTTATGATGCATACACATGCTTGGCATGGAAAAGCACCTAACGATGAGCAATTAGAATCTGCATTAGCTCAAAATCCTACTACTTTAGGAGATTACTAA
- a CDS encoding helix-turn-helix domain-containing protein, translated as MTGKFLLSQYKNDYTSFYSFCDSLMLIKNKEKDYTNFLRIKCRKGEVLYHDNLLQKSLAEFISIKEILKDKKNDSIRFLSEFYIGNIKMSSNNEEAITILKGLLSQTNKQEINLHMKSKIYEKITLAYSKLKQFDSSYYYLDKAHGEYAGNIEDLRNTIYLNAKISYEKQNFKKAIKYLERYIRYIKNDYQYTKRLSHCYTLLALCYDRTDNYEKAKKFHLKVDSIYNKENVINSEIEKTYYFLIQHSKNKNNLTQQLNFLNSLIDINNYNNKASLELNKSLSENYDKPKLIAEKNEIIAKLKEKANKNQLYKILYGTGILIVLLVLLHQTKRKRNYKQQFLKLIEEEQKSTISIENTILSPKQDSYQISKEVSETLLKKLDVFEKNKEFLKPEINLKKLADQLETNSSYLSKVINQHKQQNFTNYINQLRVNYIIVELKRNTTLQKYTVKALAEEIGFKSSESFSKAFYKFTNVKPSFFINELRKINSN; from the coding sequence TTGACTGGTAAATTTTTACTTTCTCAATACAAAAATGACTATACAAGTTTCTATTCTTTTTGTGACTCACTAATGCTGATAAAAAACAAAGAAAAAGATTACACTAATTTTTTAAGAATCAAGTGCAGAAAAGGTGAAGTTTTATATCATGACAATCTTTTACAAAAATCTCTAGCTGAATTTATTTCAATAAAAGAAATATTAAAAGATAAAAAAAATGATAGTATTAGGTTCTTATCTGAGTTTTACATTGGTAATATTAAAATGTCAAGTAATAATGAAGAAGCTATAACCATTCTTAAAGGTTTATTATCTCAAACAAATAAACAAGAGATCAACCTTCATATGAAATCTAAAATATATGAAAAAATAACATTAGCCTATTCTAAATTAAAACAGTTTGATTCTTCATATTATTATCTTGATAAAGCTCATGGGGAATATGCTGGTAACATAGAAGATCTTAGAAATACCATATATTTAAATGCAAAAATCTCATATGAAAAACAGAATTTCAAAAAAGCTATAAAATATCTAGAAAGATATATTAGGTATATAAAAAATGACTATCAATATACTAAAAGATTATCGCATTGTTATACATTATTAGCTCTCTGTTATGATCGAACAGATAATTATGAGAAAGCAAAAAAATTTCATCTTAAAGTTGATTCCATTTACAATAAAGAAAATGTAATAAATTCTGAAATTGAAAAAACGTATTACTTTCTAATTCAACATTCAAAAAATAAAAATAACTTAACTCAACAGCTAAACTTTTTAAATAGTTTAATTGATATCAACAACTATAACAACAAGGCAAGTCTAGAACTAAATAAATCGCTCTCTGAAAATTATGACAAACCAAAACTTATCGCCGAAAAAAATGAAATCATAGCTAAACTAAAAGAGAAAGCAAATAAAAATCAATTATATAAAATATTATATGGAACTGGAATTTTGATTGTTCTTCTAGTTTTATTGCACCAAACCAAAAGAAAACGCAACTATAAACAACAATTTTTAAAGCTAATTGAAGAAGAACAAAAATCAACTATTTCGATTGAAAATACGATTTTGTCACCTAAACAAGATTCTTATCAAATTTCTAAAGAAGTAAGCGAAACTCTCTTAAAAAAACTAGACGTATTCGAAAAAAATAAAGAGTTTTTAAAACCAGAAATCAATCTTAAAAAGCTAGCAGATCAATTAGAAACAAATTCTTCTTATCTGTCAAAAGTTATTAATCAACACAAGCAACAAAATTTCACTAACTATATTAATCAACTGCGTGTAAATTACATAATAGTGGAATTAAAACGTAATACTACTTTGCAAAAATATACGGTAAAGGCACTTGCAGAAGAAATTGGTTTTAAAAGTTCGGAATCATTTTCCAAAGCTTTTTACAAATTTACCAATGTTAAACCTTCTTTCTTTATTAATGAATTGAGAAAAATTAACTCAAATTAA